From a region of the Rhinolophus sinicus isolate RSC01 linkage group LG04, ASM3656204v1, whole genome shotgun sequence genome:
- the TESK1 gene encoding dual specificity testis-specific protein kinase 1 produces the protein MAGERPPLRGPGPGPGEAPGEGPSGPGSAGAGPGRGRPSSYRALRSAVSSLARVDDFHCAEKIGAGFFSEVYKVRHRQSGQVMVLKMNRLPSNRGNTLREVQLMNQLRHPNILRFMGVCVHQGQLHALTEYMNGGTLEQLLSSPEPLSWPVRLRLALDIAHGLRYLHAKGVFHRDLTSKNCLIRREDQGFTAVVGDFGLAEKIPVYREGARKEPLAVVGSPYWMAPEVLRGELYDEKADVFAFGIVLCELIARVPADPDYLPRTEDFGLDVPAFRTLVGDDCPLPFLLLAIHCCSMEPSARAPFTEITQHLEWILEQLPEPAPLTRASLIHNQGSFPRGGPSATLPRPDPRLSRSRSDLFLPPSPESPPNWGDNLTRVNPFSLREDLRGGKIKLLDTPSKPVAALPLVPPSPLPCTQLPLATTPETLVHPGTPARRCRSLPSSPELPRRMETALPGPGPPTVGASAEEKMECEGSSPEPEPSGPAPQLPLAMATDNFISTCSSASQPWSPRSGPPLNNNPPAVVVNSPQGWAGEPWNRAQHSLPRAAALERTEPSPPPSVPRESDEGLPCPGCCLGPFSFGFLSMCPRPTPAVARYRNLNCEAGSLLCHRGHHAKPPTPSLQLPGARS, from the exons ATGGCCGGGGAACGGCCCCCACTGCGGGGCCCTGGACCCGGGCCGGGAGAGGCGCCGGGGGAGGGGCCCTCGGGGCCGGGGAGCGCGGGTGCAGGCCCGGGCCGGGGCCGCCCCTCCTCCTACCGGGCGCTCCGCAGCGCGGTGTCCAGCCTTGCGCGCGTGGATGATTTCCACTGCGCCGAGAAGATCGGGGCCGGCTTCTTCTCTGAGGTCTACAAG GTTCGGCACCGACAGTCAGGGCAAGTCATGGTGCTGAAAATGAACAGGCTCCCCAGTAACCGGGGAAACACGCTACGGGAGGTGCAGCTGATGAACCAGCTCCGGCACCCCAACATCCTAAG gTTCATGGGGGTCTGTGTCCACCAGGGGCAGCTGCACGCTCTTACTGAG TACATGAATGGGGGGACCTTGGAACAGCTCCTCAGCTCCCCCGAACCCCTCTCCTGGCCTGTCAGGCTCCGCCTGGCTCTGGACATTGCCCACGGCCTGCGCTACCTGCATGCCAAAGGTGTATTCCACCGAGACCTCACATCCAAG AACTGTCTGATCCGACGGGAAGACCAAGGCTTCACAGCTGTCGTGGGTGACTTCGGGCTGGCTGAAAAGATCCCTGTGTATAG GGAAGGGGCAAGGAAGGAGCCATTGGCTGTGGTGGGTTCTCCCTACTGGATGGCTCCAGAGGTGTTGCGGGGTGAGCTGTATGATGAGAAG GCTGATGTCTTTGCCTTTGGGATTGTCCTCTGTGAGCTCATCGCACGGGTGCCTGCAGACCCTGACTACCTACCCCGTACTGAG GACTTTGGCCTGGATGTGCCTGCTTTCCGGACCCTGGTAGGAGATGACTGCCCACTGCCTTTCCTGCTCCTGGCCATCCATTGCTGCAGT ATGGAACCCAGCGCTCGTGCTCCCTTCACTGAAATCACCCAGCACTTGGAATGGATCTTGGAGCAGCTGCCTGAGCCAGCCCCCCTCACCAGGGCTTCCCTGATACACAATCAGG GGTCTTTTCCAAGAGGGGGTCCTTCTGCCACACTTCCCAGGCCAGACCCCCGGCTCTCCCGAAGCCGGTCAGACCTCTTCCTGCCCCCATCACCAGAATCACCCCCCAACTGGGGGGACAATCTGACTCGAGTCAACCCCTTCTCACTGCGGGAAGACCTGAGGGGTGGCAAGATCAAGCTCCTGGACACACCCAGCAAGCCAGTCGCCGCCCTGCCCCttgtaccaccatcaccactgcccTGCACCCAGCTGCCCTTGGCGACTACTCCAGAGACCCTGGTCCACCCTGGGACACCTGCTCGTCGCTGCCGCTCACTACCATCATCCCCTGAGCTACCCCGACGTATGGAGACAGCATTGCCAGGTCCTGGCCCTCCCACTGTGGGCGCCTCGGCTGAAGAGAAAATGGAGTGTGAGGGCAGTAGCCCGGAGCCAGAACCCTCAGGACCAGCTCCCCAGCTGCCCTTGGCCATGGCCACAGACAACTTCATCAGCACTTGTTCCTCAGCCTCCCAGCCCTGGTCCCCTAGATCAGGACCTCCCCTTAACAACAACCCCCCAGCTGTGGTGGTAAACTCTCCACAAGGCTGGGCCGGGGAGCCCTGGAACCGGGCCCAGCATAGCCTGCCCCGGGCGGCAGCCCTGGAGAGGACAGAACCCTCGCCGCCCCCTTCAGTTCCCCGGGAGTCCGATGAGGGACTGCCCTGTCCCGGCTGCTGCCTCGGCCCCTTCAGCTTTGGCTTCCTATCCATGTGCCCTCGCCCCACACCAGCTGTTGCCCGCTACCGCAACCTGAACTGTGAGGCGGGCAGTCTCCTCTGCCACCGAGGGCATCATGCCAAGCCACCCACACCCAGCCTGCAGCTGCCTGGGGCACGCTCTTAG